A genomic segment from Salinigranum rubrum encodes:
- a CDS encoding PD-(D/E)XK nuclease family protein yields MSITRAKSIDSLYEECKDFDLVLVPDAPMASALNRRLDQPHFGPFAITPRRLAARRREQAEDRLAFLEIIQTTDLNWKETSYAVGNILQCWEYQGTADAILDYEQFATTATHTAVDCIAEMDTTSNRLTEYSIEADTSVAVVGFKQLTELERSILPPDYETVDPFTEESFDHPSFRILDSPAAIVDAVLDTVTPENADDVAVVLDAASQYSSLIESALEAAEIPYYGGPGFNDDARHRAFLQLLRSAHAGRDTRVGDVRPLLTQLGMPVDIEHDEKRLYDLDRPEVDWILEFRDEIRSRTFEEAIDEYEAVTDATIEDFREELSTLGLLDDAVTEPAVDRLEFYLQSYEVPVDRENEGVLLADAKSAAHVDRAVVFYLGLDEEWTHSSPRRPWVDRDQEFERNIRQFQLLLQNGVDQYYLVQDTAGGTPVTPCLYFEELFDEEFDRFSDLDSLQHSRAYRTAQDGFEREPLDVPPEEITALSQSSLNTYVNSPRDYFFSRLVDNPDKEHFREGNLFHDFAEFYVSHPDVITTDTLDEVAAVILDEVDPFLRGVDREVRLTKYRVGLQTIVEFLDANPPQGDGLTTPDSGWGENLFAEYYDRPIDASHTERWFENTDLGLKGKIDLVHNPARLLDYKSGAKKSAYSIVKHSALDPPSDKPNFQALLYLAHQRTERPDEELRFTFFHFLETLDDVVAGNGSLEDCLTTVTYYPVTYEGYIARRDTFTELQEDAANDCNKTFSKVEYEEYSEFLDVHEFPETRDKSELLCSVE; encoded by the coding sequence GTGTCAATTACACGAGCGAAGTCTATCGATTCTCTCTACGAGGAATGCAAGGATTTCGACCTTGTGCTCGTGCCGGATGCGCCGATGGCGAGTGCCCTGAACAGGCGTCTTGACCAACCTCACTTCGGGCCATTCGCGATCACACCACGGCGCCTGGCTGCCCGACGCCGAGAACAGGCCGAGGATCGACTCGCGTTCCTCGAAATCATTCAGACGACTGACCTCAACTGGAAGGAGACGTCCTATGCGGTCGGGAACATCCTCCAGTGCTGGGAGTATCAGGGGACGGCTGACGCTATTCTGGACTACGAGCAGTTCGCGACGACGGCAACGCACACTGCTGTCGACTGTATCGCAGAGATGGACACGACGTCTAACCGTCTCACTGAGTACAGTATCGAAGCCGACACGTCGGTCGCTGTTGTCGGCTTCAAGCAGCTTACCGAACTCGAACGCTCGATCCTTCCCCCAGACTACGAGACGGTTGACCCGTTCACCGAGGAGTCATTCGATCATCCATCCTTCCGCATTCTCGACTCACCGGCCGCAATCGTCGACGCGGTCCTCGATACGGTCACACCGGAGAACGCCGACGACGTGGCTGTCGTCCTCGATGCAGCTAGTCAGTATTCCTCGCTCATTGAGTCGGCGCTGGAAGCTGCAGAGATTCCATATTACGGTGGTCCGGGGTTCAATGACGATGCTCGTCACCGCGCATTCCTACAGCTCCTTCGAAGTGCCCACGCTGGCCGGGATACGCGAGTAGGCGACGTTCGACCACTCCTCACCCAGCTCGGGATGCCCGTCGATATTGAACACGACGAGAAGCGTCTCTACGACCTTGACCGCCCGGAAGTAGACTGGATCCTCGAGTTCCGTGATGAGATTCGTTCCCGCACGTTCGAGGAAGCCATCGACGAATACGAAGCAGTCACGGACGCCACAATCGAAGACTTCAGAGAGGAACTCTCGACACTTGGCCTCCTTGACGACGCCGTCACCGAACCGGCAGTTGACCGACTCGAGTTCTATCTACAGTCGTACGAAGTCCCCGTAGACCGGGAAAATGAGGGTGTTCTGCTGGCCGATGCGAAATCTGCCGCGCACGTTGACCGCGCCGTCGTGTTCTATCTCGGGCTCGACGAAGAATGGACGCATTCGTCGCCTCGTCGCCCGTGGGTCGACCGAGATCAAGAGTTCGAGCGGAACATCCGGCAGTTCCAACTCCTCCTGCAGAACGGCGTCGACCAGTACTACCTCGTGCAGGACACCGCCGGTGGAACGCCCGTCACTCCGTGCCTGTACTTCGAGGAACTGTTCGACGAGGAGTTCGACCGATTCAGTGACCTGGACTCACTGCAGCATTCACGAGCATATCGAACGGCACAGGATGGGTTCGAAAGAGAACCCCTCGACGTCCCTCCTGAGGAGATCACCGCACTGAGCCAGTCGAGTCTGAATACCTACGTCAACTCCCCCCGTGATTACTTCTTCAGCCGACTCGTCGACAATCCGGACAAGGAACACTTCAGGGAAGGGAACCTGTTCCACGACTTCGCAGAGTTCTACGTCTCGCATCCGGACGTCATCACGACGGACACACTCGATGAGGTCGCAGCAGTCATTCTCGACGAGGTTGACCCGTTCCTCCGAGGCGTCGATCGGGAGGTTCGACTCACCAAGTACCGTGTCGGCCTCCAGACTATCGTCGAGTTCCTCGATGCAAACCCGCCGCAGGGTGATGGCTTGACGACGCCGGACAGTGGCTGGGGAGAGAATCTCTTCGCAGAGTATTACGACCGCCCCATCGATGCGTCGCACACTGAACGCTGGTTTGAGAATACCGACCTCGGATTGAAGGGCAAGATCGACCTCGTTCACAACCCCGCCCGACTCCTCGACTACAAGAGTGGCGCAAAGAAGTCGGCATACTCCATCGTCAAACACTCGGCGCTCGACCCACCGAGCGACAAACCGAACTTCCAGGCATTGCTGTATCTCGCACATCAGCGAACCGAGCGCCCGGACGAGGAATTGCGATTCACGTTCTTCCACTTCCTCGAAACGCTCGACGATGTGGTGGCGGGGAATGGGTCCCTCGAGGACTGCCTCACGACGGTGACGTATTATCCCGTTACGTACGAGGGATACATCGCGAGGCGAGACACCTTCACCGAACTGCAGGAAGACGCCGCGAACGACTGCAACAAGACCTTCTCCAAGGTGGAGTACGAAGAGTACTCGGAGTTCTTGGACGTACACGAGTTCCCGGAGACGAGAGACAAGAGTGAACTCTTGTGCTCTGTTGAATAG
- a CDS encoding UvrD-helicase domain-containing protein — MTAPNDQQQDLIDSTEGIHVVDAGAGTGKTFTVTRRYAEIVDQDDVEPEDVLLVTFTNNAATEMRERIVANCDYGMRELSDAPIQTFHSLCHDILMEHGFEAPTHLGIDDRITGSTRVLEDENVEKAQFREFIHQFSDDHPEYDDFFRPVAEPVEFLGLINQLAAKGVFPTANGWYRNGERHLDGDFEAFREIFDELNQPRNDGNKQSKLRSKLGGYGNDKCYLPDAPEEDEIRGGWGEKQVPAAVARLAFDEQREGLKNFVHDVYHEYLEFALSRNYLNFGFLQLFAFVLLSDDHRLRDDVAFEYVMIDEFQDSSEIQFKLALLLADTNNVCVVGDWKQSIYSFQYAAVENITEFESRLDRFVDELNEDHERVSWATRPIIDIELVENYRSTQAILDFSEHSLVTPAASKDDIDEATVRDRIVSLSSNAAHENSRIEAIQHEDEHEAVLTKIQHIVGNEAYQVEEDDELRLPEYGDIAVLTRTRDFGRELLSVAEEYGLPMAYEGGIELFRSDPAKLLLAWLRILESDSERGWAVVLEEAGYMLDEVKHVLNCEAYPANMLAFKSELTSLETVGGVAQSVFSRYDYNGAYADVLLTTIQSVHSATTLTRGDLIRFIERGIEDGSTHEVHASAGMNSVTVQTIHAAKGLEHPIVVLANMNTHRFPPSGGNSNAITFDDPIGLRQRKLYADDHGYPHIHDNWRADVLRKCLPRGYDEERRLLYVAMTRAESHLVFAAGESPNTFIEELPVDLEELEPDVQEDDIDETTQAHLQIAVPTPDGPVGHSPHTLMRDDVFEDVDDGRGTAFGTQTHEFAERYVLEGDIEPSNDDERRIKSFIDSLDGQLRVEEDAYLPLTVDGEQVTISGIVDLVHLRPDAVEIIDFKTDLGRHAEDEYRKQLSVYYHVLNEWFSGREVTAGIFYTAQGVRVDIDPLSKAELVALISQKQRSEASVLE, encoded by the coding sequence ATGACTGCGCCGAACGACCAACAGCAGGATCTCATCGATAGCACAGAGGGTATCCACGTCGTCGACGCCGGCGCGGGGACCGGAAAGACGTTTACCGTCACCCGTCGCTACGCAGAGATCGTCGACCAGGACGACGTCGAACCGGAGGACGTCCTCCTCGTGACGTTCACCAACAACGCGGCGACGGAGATGCGAGAGCGGATCGTCGCCAACTGTGACTACGGGATGCGTGAACTCTCGGACGCACCGATACAGACGTTCCACAGCCTCTGTCACGACATCCTCATGGAGCACGGCTTCGAGGCACCGACGCACCTCGGTATCGACGACCGGATTACGGGGTCCACACGCGTCCTCGAAGACGAGAACGTCGAGAAGGCGCAGTTCCGCGAGTTCATCCATCAGTTCAGCGACGATCACCCCGAGTATGACGACTTCTTCCGCCCCGTCGCGGAACCAGTCGAATTCCTCGGGTTGATCAATCAGCTTGCGGCGAAAGGTGTGTTCCCGACAGCTAATGGCTGGTACAGGAACGGCGAGCGGCATTTGGATGGTGACTTCGAGGCGTTCCGTGAGATCTTCGACGAACTGAATCAGCCCCGGAACGACGGGAACAAGCAGTCCAAGTTGCGCTCGAAGCTCGGAGGCTACGGAAACGACAAGTGCTACCTCCCAGACGCACCCGAGGAAGATGAGATTCGTGGCGGATGGGGCGAGAAACAAGTTCCTGCTGCTGTCGCACGACTGGCGTTTGACGAACAGCGAGAGGGCCTCAAGAACTTCGTCCATGACGTCTACCACGAGTACCTGGAGTTCGCACTCAGTCGGAACTACCTCAACTTCGGCTTCCTCCAGCTGTTCGCGTTCGTTCTGCTCAGTGACGACCACCGACTCCGCGACGACGTCGCGTTCGAGTACGTGATGATCGACGAGTTCCAGGACTCCAGCGAAATCCAGTTCAAACTCGCACTCCTGCTCGCGGACACGAACAACGTCTGTGTGGTCGGCGACTGGAAACAGAGTATCTACTCGTTCCAGTACGCTGCCGTCGAGAATATCACCGAGTTCGAATCTCGACTGGACCGATTCGTCGACGAACTCAACGAGGACCACGAGCGAGTCTCGTGGGCGACACGCCCGATCATCGACATCGAACTCGTCGAGAACTACCGGTCGACGCAGGCCATCCTCGACTTCTCCGAGCACAGTCTGGTCACGCCCGCTGCGAGCAAGGACGACATCGACGAGGCGACCGTCCGAGACCGTATCGTATCGCTCTCCTCGAACGCCGCGCACGAGAACTCCCGCATCGAGGCGATTCAACACGAAGACGAACACGAGGCTGTTCTGACCAAGATACAGCACATCGTCGGGAACGAGGCGTATCAGGTCGAAGAAGACGACGAACTCCGTCTCCCGGAGTACGGTGACATCGCCGTCCTCACCCGGACTCGTGACTTCGGTCGGGAACTCCTCTCTGTCGCCGAGGAGTACGGGCTGCCGATGGCGTACGAGGGTGGCATCGAGTTGTTCCGGTCTGACCCGGCGAAGCTGCTGCTGGCGTGGCTGCGGATTCTCGAATCCGATTCTGAGCGAGGGTGGGCCGTCGTCCTTGAGGAAGCGGGCTACATGCTCGACGAGGTCAAACACGTCCTCAATTGCGAGGCGTATCCCGCCAACATGCTGGCGTTCAAGTCGGAGCTTACGTCGCTGGAGACGGTCGGTGGGGTTGCCCAAAGCGTGTTCTCCCGGTACGACTACAACGGGGCGTATGCCGACGTGCTGCTGACGACGATACAGTCCGTCCACAGCGCGACGACGCTGACACGAGGTGACCTCATCAGGTTCATCGAACGGGGAATCGAGGACGGAAGCACTCACGAGGTCCACGCGAGTGCCGGGATGAATTCGGTGACGGTCCAGACCATCCACGCGGCAAAGGGACTCGAACACCCCATCGTCGTGCTCGCGAACATGAACACCCATCGCTTCCCACCGTCAGGCGGGAACAGTAACGCGATCACGTTCGACGATCCGATCGGGCTACGCCAGCGAAAACTCTACGCCGACGATCACGGGTATCCTCACATCCACGACAACTGGCGGGCCGACGTCCTTCGAAAGTGCCTGCCGCGTGGATACGATGAGGAACGACGCTTGCTCTACGTCGCGATGACGCGGGCTGAGAGCCACCTTGTGTTCGCTGCAGGCGAGAGCCCGAACACGTTCATCGAAGAGCTTCCAGTCGACCTCGAGGAATTGGAGCCCGACGTTCAGGAAGACGACATCGACGAGACGACACAGGCACACTTGCAGATTGCTGTGCCGACGCCGGATGGTCCAGTCGGTCACTCACCGCATACGCTGATGCGTGACGATGTGTTCGAGGACGTCGACGACGGAAGAGGGACCGCGTTCGGAACGCAGACCCACGAGTTCGCTGAGCGCTACGTACTGGAAGGGGACATCGAGCCCTCGAACGACGACGAACGTCGCATCAAGTCGTTCATAGACTCGCTCGATGGGCAGCTGCGAGTTGAGGAGGATGCGTATCTGCCACTCACGGTCGACGGAGAGCAGGTCACCATTTCAGGAATCGTCGACCTCGTTCACCTTCGTCCCGATGCCGTCGAGATTATCGACTTCAAAACCGACCTCGGGCGGCACGCCGAGGATGAGTATCGGAAGCAACTCAGCGTGTACTATCACGTGCTGAATGAATGGTTCTCTGGTCGAGAGGTGACCGCAGGGATCTTCTATACTGCACAAGGGGTCCGTGTTGATATTGATCCACTCTCAAAAGCGGAGCTAGTCGCGCTGATTAGTCAAAAACAGCGTTCGGAAGCCAGCGTTCTCGAGTAG
- a CDS encoding IS5 family transposase: MEVDLLDFVERCRHLAKQALGKHAGEPASGGFARWIHVVLHCFRLEEGHSYRETPNRLEYMAEIRAVLGLGRDDLPDHSTIYKSFDRLKMWVWRALLRVSAQQHPQSGHAALDSTFFDRRRASSYFRQRAGSTVQTLKVTTLTDVESLAVLDVHITARWKHDTKTGPQVVRRNADDLLTVAADNGFQDWHTEYEVAAHDVEYLVHYRGSSPKAATNNALIRAKGYSQRWMAETSYSTTKRSLGDAVRALGWYRQFREIVLMFAIINIEPLCEPL, translated from the coding sequence ATGGAAGTCGACCTCCTCGACTTCGTTGAACGGTGTCGTCACCTAGCCAAACAAGCGTTGGGGAAGCACGCGGGCGAGCCCGCCAGCGGCGGGTTCGCCCGCTGGATCCACGTCGTTCTACACTGCTTTCGGCTCGAAGAGGGCCATAGCTACCGTGAAACGCCGAATCGGCTGGAGTACATGGCTGAGATACGTGCTGTACTCGGGCTCGGTCGAGACGACCTTCCTGACCACAGCACGATCTACAAGTCGTTCGATCGGCTGAAAATGTGGGTGTGGCGGGCGCTGCTGCGCGTTTCCGCGCAGCAGCACCCGCAGTCTGGACACGCTGCTCTGGACAGCACGTTCTTCGACCGCCGGCGTGCGTCATCGTATTTCCGCCAGCGGGCAGGAAGCACGGTACAGACGCTGAAAGTAACGACTTTGACTGATGTGGAATCGCTTGCTGTTCTTGACGTCCACATCACAGCTCGGTGGAAACACGATACGAAGACCGGGCCGCAGGTCGTCCGCCGGAACGCGGACGACCTGCTGACCGTCGCCGCCGACAACGGATTTCAAGACTGGCACACCGAGTACGAGGTCGCCGCACACGACGTTGAGTACCTCGTTCACTACCGCGGATCGTCACCGAAAGCAGCCACAAACAACGCACTCATTCGGGCAAAAGGCTACTCTCAGCGCTGGATGGCCGAAACCTCGTACTCGACAACCAAGCGCTCGCTCGGCGATGCCGTGCGAGCGCTGGGCTGGTATCGACAGTTTCGTGAGATCGTCCTGATGTTCGCCATCATCAACATAGAACCACTGTGTGAGCCGCTGTAA